A single window of Fervidicoccus fontis Kam940 DNA harbors:
- a CDS encoding 30S ribosomal protein S8e, translating into MGIYQENDLKKSSGGKKTRPYKVKRKALFGGYFTETKVHSEDEKEIIKVRGGNIKIKLKKASKAVIMSKDGKTVKVEKISRVVETPSNKEFARRGIITKGSIIEVESGKALVVSRPGQDGVINAVLIEK; encoded by the coding sequence TTGGGGATATACCAAGAAAATGACTTAAAAAAGTCAAGCGGTGGAAAGAAAACAAGACCGTATAAGGTAAAAAGAAAAGCTCTCTTTGGAGGATACTTCACTGAAACAAAAGTTCATTCAGAAGATGAGAAGGAAATAATCAAAGTTAGAGGAGGTAACATAAAAATTAAGCTGAAAAAGGCAAGCAAAGCAGTTATTATGAGTAAAGACGGAAAAACTGTTAAAGTGGAAAAAATATCAAGAGTAGTGGAAACGCCTAGCAATAAAGAATTTGCACGAAGAGGCATAATTACAAAAGGAAGCATAATAGAAGTTGAGTCAGGAAAGGCTCTAGTAGTATCTAGACCTGGGCAGGATGGAGTTATAAACGCAGTTTTAATTGAGAAATAA
- a CDS encoding signal recognition particle subunit SRP19/SEC65 family protein — protein sequence MSSRGFKGKKIVIYPSYLDCTSSRTHGRKIPKSLCVQKPSISEILEVAKGLSLNPILEDKKFPKKWWEIKQRVIVDKRWGKIETLKRICIAINDMRKKGKKE from the coding sequence TTGAGCTCGAGAGGATTTAAGGGTAAAAAAATAGTAATTTATCCTTCTTATCTCGATTGTACTTCTTCTAGAACACATGGAAGAAAGATCCCAAAATCCTTATGCGTCCAGAAGCCCAGTATTAGTGAAATTTTAGAAGTTGCAAAAGGGTTAAGTTTGAATCCAATTTTGGAGGACAAGAAATTTCCTAAAAAATGGTGGGAAATAAAACAGAGAGTAATTGTTGATAAAAGATGGGGAAAAATTGAGACTTTAAAGAGAATTTGCATTGCAATAAATGATATGAGAAAGAAAGGGAAAAAAGAATAA
- the glnA gene encoding type I glutamate--ammonia ligase, with protein MKIEELKNIIEDNKLKWINLQLTDLLGIFRQVVISSKMFDEDAINLGIGKLDGSSVYGFKEIYESDLTLRPVLDTLRTNPFEINTADIITEVFDTFGTKRLETDPRYVAQKTIAYTSSFGYNSLTAAELEFYIFDEIRSWLRPLFSGFEIKSGSAGYDEKTNHSLTIKGGYYVPPPFDESIKIRSEISDLLQDFYKITIESHHHEVGGAGQGEINMQALDPVSTSDNIQRIKYVSRFVAHKYGKIITFMPKPISDDAGNGMHVHVSLWNNGKNAFYDINDDYAGISQEARYFIGGLLSHGKALSAIVSPTVNSYKRLLPHYEAPIFLTWSKGNRSAAVRIPSYHKNYERRKRVEYRPPDPSCNPYLAISAIILAGIDGIVKKIDPGDPIDENIYKMAESKLRELKIERLPSSLDKALDELLNDNEFLRPAFSQSLIELYIELKRKEIEKINRTISPAEFYYYANI; from the coding sequence ATGAAGATTGAAGAGTTGAAAAATATTATTGAAGATAATAAGTTGAAATGGATAAACTTACAACTAACCGATCTCCTCGGAATTTTCAGGCAAGTGGTAATTTCGAGCAAAATGTTTGATGAAGATGCTATTAATTTAGGGATAGGCAAGTTGGATGGAAGTAGCGTCTATGGTTTTAAGGAAATATATGAAAGCGATTTAACACTTAGACCAGTTTTAGATACTTTGAGGACAAATCCCTTTGAAATCAATACCGCTGATATCATTACAGAAGTTTTTGATACATTTGGAACGAAAAGGTTGGAAACCGATCCTAGATATGTAGCACAAAAAACAATCGCCTATACTTCAAGCTTTGGCTATAATTCACTTACAGCTGCTGAACTTGAATTTTACATTTTTGATGAAATAAGGTCTTGGTTGCGACCCCTCTTTTCAGGTTTCGAGATAAAGTCAGGTTCAGCAGGATATGATGAAAAAACAAATCATTCTCTAACAATAAAAGGCGGGTATTATGTTCCTCCTCCGTTCGATGAATCAATAAAAATTAGAAGCGAAATAAGTGACTTGCTACAAGATTTTTACAAGATAACCATAGAATCTCATCATCATGAAGTGGGGGGTGCAGGTCAAGGAGAAATTAATATGCAAGCTCTTGACCCTGTTTCTACGTCTGACAATATTCAAAGGATAAAATACGTCTCAAGATTTGTTGCTCATAAATATGGAAAAATCATTACTTTTATGCCTAAACCTATAAGTGATGATGCAGGTAATGGAATGCACGTGCATGTAAGTTTATGGAATAATGGTAAGAACGCCTTTTACGATATAAATGATGATTATGCTGGGATAAGTCAAGAAGCAAGATATTTTATCGGGGGGCTTCTTTCACATGGAAAGGCTCTTTCAGCCATAGTTTCTCCAACAGTAAATAGTTATAAGAGGCTTTTACCACATTATGAAGCTCCAATCTTTCTTACTTGGAGTAAAGGTAATAGAAGCGCAGCGGTTAGGATACCTTCATACCATAAGAACTATGAAAGAAGGAAAAGGGTTGAGTATAGACCACCAGATCCTTCATGCAATCCCTATTTGGCAATATCGGCTATAATTTTAGCTGGAATTGATGGTATAGTTAAAAAGATAGACCCAGGCGATCCTATTGACGAGAATATATATAAAATGGCAGAAAGTAAATTGAGGGAGTTAAAAATAGAAAGGCTTCCAAGTTCACTAGACAAAGCTCTAGATGAGCTGTTAAATGATAATGAATTTCTAAGACCAGCTTTTTCTCAATCATTAATCGAACTTTATATTGAGTTGAAAAGAAAAGAAATAGAAAAAATAAATAGGACAATATCTCCGGCTGAATTTTATTATTATGCAAATATCTAA
- a CDS encoding AbrB/MazE/SpoVT family DNA-binding domain-containing protein, translating into MEVRKVQRLGSSSLIITLPKSWVNKVGIKAGDSVYIIEREKELRIIAFENEEVYAVVEFEKNQLIEEIKNKAKCLMYAGIPYFILKSNELITDDIAREVMSVKDENKDYEIKKVDPFGISFKLVSKMTDEDIDAILRESLISFEGAINKLLESLTSFNEKSFDELKKVKEAFELRASNIKHFFNIGDLSAEDPILEKKAKLKMTIYYSIYNILRNLLDTLLVLIEIGEEDISKNEVEYFKNIFGLYLSLIWEVAGAITNESLKRIEYANKLFTNISNNISEFLANGSLSSLSLKMASAIVYSLSYVKTVINDSTCYIHLKDAHINI; encoded by the coding sequence TTGGAAGTCAGAAAAGTTCAGAGGCTTGGTAGCTCCTCCCTCATTATTACTCTTCCGAAATCATGGGTCAATAAGGTTGGAATAAAAGCCGGCGATTCTGTTTATATAATTGAAAGAGAGAAGGAACTTAGAATAATTGCTTTTGAAAATGAAGAAGTCTATGCAGTTGTAGAATTTGAGAAAAATCAGCTAATAGAAGAAATAAAAAATAAAGCAAAATGTTTAATGTACGCTGGGATCCCTTATTTTATATTAAAGAGCAACGAGCTTATAACTGATGATATAGCAAGAGAAGTCATGTCAGTAAAAGATGAAAATAAGGATTACGAAATAAAAAAGGTCGATCCTTTTGGTATTTCATTCAAATTAGTTAGCAAAATGACCGATGAAGATATTGATGCAATTCTAAGAGAGAGTTTAATATCGTTTGAAGGCGCTATTAATAAATTGCTAGAATCTTTGACATCGTTTAATGAAAAGAGTTTCGATGAATTGAAAAAAGTTAAAGAAGCTTTTGAATTACGAGCTTCAAATATAAAGCATTTTTTTAATATAGGTGACCTTAGTGCTGAAGATCCGATCTTAGAGAAAAAGGCTAAACTGAAAATGACTATTTACTACTCAATTTACAATATATTAAGAAACCTATTGGATACGTTATTAGTGCTAATAGAAATAGGAGAGGAAGATATAAGCAAAAATGAAGTTGAATATTTTAAAAATATCTTCGGTTTATACCTATCTCTAATTTGGGAAGTTGCTGGAGCTATTACCAACGAAAGTCTCAAAAGAATAGAGTATGCAAATAAGCTTTTTACTAACATTAGCAACAATATATCGGAATTCCTTGCAAATGGATCTTTAAGCTCTCTCTCTCTAAAAATGGCATCAGCTATTGTTTATTCTTTGTCATATGTAAAAACTGTAATAAACGATAGTACCTGCTATATACATTTAAAAGATGCACATATAAATATTTGA
- a CDS encoding transcription initiation factor IIB: MSDESSENKINCQHTIADMERGELICLDTGEVISTIIDSGPEWRDFSSQAERSRSRAGTPLTFRMHDHGLTTYTSESDIKKLPFRKRRKFIELKRKNTAIRMSKNKRMVKALQILNDEARKLGLPQKVTETAAYYIKKVVEKGLGRGEMIRAYVAASLFMACRLMKVPRTFYSVIISVGADEEKVRYAQRKIVEIQGGKINAKVTKPKDYIPMITSKLGLSMQSENLMYRLANAIEKLNMDHGKSPIALAAATAYIASSIFGEKKNQKDIASALGNFTDVAIRNRYREIIDKLYIEVNL, encoded by the coding sequence ATGTCAGACGAAAGTAGCGAGAATAAAATAAACTGTCAACATACAATAGCTGATATGGAAAGAGGAGAATTAATTTGTCTTGATACAGGTGAAGTGATAAGTACTATAATTGATTCTGGACCAGAATGGAGGGATTTCAGCTCTCAAGCAGAAAGATCTAGGTCAAGAGCAGGCACACCATTAACATTTAGGATGCACGATCACGGACTAACTACTTACACTAGCGAAAGTGACATAAAAAAGCTACCATTCAGAAAAAGAAGGAAATTTATTGAGTTGAAAAGGAAAAATACAGCGATAAGGATGAGTAAAAATAAACGAATGGTAAAGGCGCTTCAAATTTTGAATGATGAAGCTAGAAAGTTGGGGCTTCCTCAAAAAGTAACAGAAACTGCAGCCTATTACATAAAAAAAGTTGTGGAAAAGGGTCTTGGAAGAGGAGAGATGATAAGAGCATATGTTGCAGCTTCGTTGTTTATGGCATGTAGACTTATGAAGGTACCGAGAACGTTTTATTCTGTAATTATCAGCGTAGGGGCTGATGAAGAAAAAGTAAGGTACGCACAGAGAAAAATAGTTGAAATACAGGGAGGAAAAATTAATGCAAAAGTCACTAAGCCAAAAGATTATATTCCAATGATAACTTCCAAGTTAGGACTATCAATGCAGTCTGAAAACCTAATGTACAGACTCGCGAATGCTATAGAAAAGCTTAACATGGATCACGGAAAGTCCCCAATAGCCCTTGCAGCTGCTACAGCATATATCGCTTCATCTATCTTTGGCGAAAAAAAGAACCAAAAAGATATTGCATCAGCTTTAGGTAATTTTACTGATGTTGCGATCAGAAACAGATATAGAGAAATTATTGACAAATTATATATAGAAGTTAATTTATGA
- a CDS encoding H/ACA ribonucleoprotein complex subunit GAR1 produces the protein MKKLGVIEKVATNNLLLVKITDSKNIPNIGNRVLLPDFRGFGKVMDVIGNVNNPYAVIKPFKKEEDLSKYIGQVLLVDERTFTSRKKK, from the coding sequence TTGAAAAAACTTGGAGTTATTGAAAAAGTTGCTACTAATAATTTATTACTAGTAAAAATCACAGATAGCAAAAATATTCCTAATATAGGAAATAGAGTCCTTTTACCGGACTTTAGAGGATTTGGAAAAGTTATGGATGTTATAGGAAATGTAAATAATCCATATGCTGTTATAAAACCTTTCAAAAAAGAGGAAGATCTTTCCAAATACATAGGACAAGTTCTTCTAGTAGATGAACGGACCTTCACTTCTAGAAAGAAAAAATAG
- the leuS gene encoding leucine--tRNA ligase has translation MEKFANFTEFDKSISKKWNEVWEKIKINEADPEPSRKKFYLTAAYPYPNGPLHLGHARTYLIPDVIARYKRLQGYNVLFPMAFHFTGTPILSSSEAIARGEEHLIKEFRELYEVSEEDLEKLKTPLGMANYFKERAKKDMKDYMLSIDWRREFTTIDPEYSSFITWQFLKLKERGYIVQGTHPVGWCPYHQMPVGMHDTKGDVEPEIQEYTLILFEGEDGTIYPTATLRPETIFGVTNLWVNEDAEYVIANIDGKKYFLSKQAFYKITFQKKNVQLIKDAGKGVNVLGKKVRNPITGKVVSILPSSFVDPSTGTGVVMSVPSHAPYDYVALKEIISSNEVKKFGLDEEKLKPVPVIYLKGYSPNPAEDVVQKYKIKSVKEKENLDKATKELYLEEFSNGVIREDLIKTIAVDVADRKVIELIEGIRGKNVKDVKKNVISFLLSNKIGDMFYEIANKPVYCRCGTEIVVKLLENQWFIDYENQKWKDKVRKALENRIEIVPEEYKEWFFNTIEWLKKRACARSRGLGTSLPWDKNWIIESLSDSTIYMAFYTVIKKIRDYKITSEKLTEEFWDYVFLGYGDEKEISEKLKIDTEVLKSIRNEFLYWYPLDNRHSGKDLVPNHLSFMLFNHIAIFPENLWPKRIVVNGHIMVEGVKMSKSLGNFIPMFKAIRDVGPNTLRVSLLYSAEIGNDANYSKELVRVVQDKLARIYSLIAEISDKYLKTPQEGSAAELDIIDKWFISKFKRIVKRVTDDLEGYVLRDAVVQIFFETEQSIEEYISIKQNPNSKILNEIIHEWIIMMSPFVPSFAEDLWHLVTKDPIEKSVFNNKWPDYNEISSYSFEELAIIYMERIISDIEGIKKALKKTPNEIHIIISNEKLWKLFKNALLILKEGHSVKELTSAISKEIGGYANPYQVAEQFNEFYQSIPEDISDFILKSEDINERELMLSIIPLLQNKLSLKVKFSEYEEGLVTRGKRPIPMKPVILFSF, from the coding sequence TTGGAAAAATTTGCCAACTTTACCGAATTCGATAAAAGCATATCAAAAAAATGGAATGAAGTATGGGAAAAGATAAAAATAAATGAAGCTGATCCCGAACCTTCCAGAAAAAAGTTTTACCTAACGGCGGCATATCCCTATCCTAACGGACCTCTTCATTTAGGGCATGCAAGAACGTATTTAATACCAGATGTCATTGCAAGATATAAAAGGCTTCAGGGATACAATGTTCTATTTCCAATGGCATTTCATTTTACCGGTACTCCTATCCTCAGCTCTTCAGAAGCAATAGCAAGGGGTGAAGAGCATTTAATAAAAGAATTTAGAGAACTTTATGAAGTTTCTGAGGAAGATCTTGAAAAATTAAAGACTCCTCTTGGCATGGCAAATTACTTCAAAGAAAGGGCTAAAAAAGACATGAAAGATTATATGCTTTCTATTGACTGGAGGAGAGAATTTACAACAATAGATCCGGAATATAGCTCTTTCATTACATGGCAGTTTTTAAAGCTAAAAGAGAGAGGGTATATAGTTCAAGGCACGCATCCAGTTGGATGGTGTCCGTATCACCAAATGCCTGTAGGGATGCATGATACAAAGGGAGATGTGGAGCCCGAGATTCAAGAGTATACTTTAATACTGTTTGAAGGAGAAGATGGTACGATCTACCCCACTGCGACATTAAGACCTGAAACGATATTTGGCGTTACGAATCTATGGGTTAATGAAGATGCAGAATACGTGATTGCAAATATTGACGGAAAAAAGTACTTCCTTTCAAAACAGGCATTCTACAAAATCACCTTTCAGAAAAAGAATGTGCAACTGATTAAAGATGCAGGAAAAGGAGTAAACGTCTTAGGGAAAAAAGTCAGAAATCCCATAACTGGAAAAGTTGTTAGCATACTCCCTTCAAGCTTTGTTGATCCTTCTACAGGCACTGGAGTAGTAATGAGTGTACCTTCTCATGCCCCATATGATTATGTAGCATTAAAAGAAATTATATCTAGCAACGAAGTGAAGAAATTTGGTCTAGATGAAGAAAAATTAAAACCGGTACCTGTAATTTACCTTAAAGGATATTCTCCCAATCCTGCAGAAGACGTAGTTCAGAAGTACAAAATAAAATCTGTTAAAGAGAAGGAGAATTTAGACAAGGCTACAAAAGAACTTTACTTAGAAGAGTTTTCTAACGGTGTAATTAGAGAAGACCTCATAAAAACGATAGCCGTAGATGTTGCAGATAGGAAAGTTATTGAGCTCATAGAGGGAATTAGAGGGAAAAACGTTAAAGATGTTAAAAAGAATGTGATATCGTTTTTACTATCGAACAAAATCGGCGATATGTTTTATGAAATTGCAAACAAGCCTGTATATTGCAGATGCGGAACAGAGATCGTTGTAAAGCTTTTGGAGAATCAGTGGTTCATAGACTATGAAAATCAAAAGTGGAAAGATAAAGTTAGAAAGGCGCTAGAAAATAGAATTGAAATTGTACCGGAAGAGTATAAAGAGTGGTTCTTTAATACAATAGAATGGCTGAAAAAAAGAGCTTGTGCTAGAAGTAGAGGTTTAGGAACTTCCCTTCCATGGGACAAAAACTGGATAATAGAAAGCCTCAGTGATTCAACAATTTATATGGCTTTTTATACAGTTATCAAAAAGATTAGAGATTATAAGATAACCTCTGAAAAGCTGACTGAAGAGTTCTGGGATTACGTTTTTTTAGGCTATGGTGACGAAAAAGAGATATCTGAAAAATTAAAAATTGATACAGAAGTATTAAAGAGCATCAGAAATGAGTTTCTATATTGGTACCCACTTGACAACAGACATAGTGGAAAGGATCTCGTACCCAATCACCTCTCATTTATGCTTTTCAACCACATTGCTATATTTCCAGAAAATTTATGGCCTAAGAGAATAGTAGTTAACGGGCATATCATGGTTGAAGGAGTAAAAATGAGTAAAAGCCTGGGAAACTTTATTCCTATGTTTAAGGCAATAAGAGATGTAGGTCCAAACACACTAAGAGTTTCGCTCTTGTATTCCGCAGAAATAGGTAATGATGCGAATTATAGCAAAGAGTTAGTTAGAGTTGTTCAGGATAAGCTTGCTAGAATTTATAGCTTAATTGCAGAAATTTCTGATAAATATTTAAAAACTCCTCAAGAAGGAAGTGCTGCGGAGCTAGACATTATCGACAAATGGTTCATAAGCAAATTCAAACGGATCGTAAAAAGGGTTACCGATGATTTAGAAGGATATGTTCTCAGAGACGCTGTGGTCCAAATATTTTTTGAAACAGAGCAAAGCATTGAAGAATATATTTCAATAAAGCAGAATCCCAATTCGAAAATACTAAATGAGATCATTCACGAGTGGATCATAATGATGAGTCCTTTTGTTCCTTCATTTGCAGAAGATCTCTGGCATCTAGTAACTAAAGACCCTATAGAAAAGAGCGTTTTCAATAATAAATGGCCTGACTACAATGAAATTTCGTCATATTCGTTTGAAGAACTTGCAATTATATACATGGAAAGGATAATAAGTGATATTGAGGGAATAAAGAAGGCTTTAAAAAAGACTCCGAATGAAATACACATTATAATTTCAAACGAAAAGCTGTGGAAATTGTTTAAGAATGCACTATTAATACTAAAAGAGGGGCATTCTGTAAAAGAACTTACATCTGCTATTTCCAAAGAAATAGGCGGATATGCTAATCCTTACCAGGTTGCAGAGCAATTTAATGAATTTTATCAATCGATTCCTGAAGACATTTCAGATTTCATTTTGAAGAGCGAAGATATCAACGAGCGGGAATTGATGCTTAGCATTATTCCTTTATTACAAAACAAACTTTCATTAAAAGTAAAATTTTCCGAATATGAGGAAGGATTAGTGACGAGGGGGAAAAGACCAATACCTATGAAGCCAGTAATACTTTTTTCTTTTTAA
- the lysA gene encoding diaminopimelate decarboxylase, which translates to MGKITAKQLADQYGTPIYVYDKEVLLNNYERLKKSIKYRDLEVLYSCKANNNIDILKVLKEEGSGLDVVSPFEALLGVKLGFQKDKILFTGNNVSNEEMKFLKELGILINIDSISQLKRYGIMFPGTDISIRINPGIGYGHHEYAKTGGLTKFGIYLNEIEAAKEYVMKYNLRIRGIHIHIGSGILQTDPYISALNILLKIANEFKDLEFIDLGGGLGIPYRPGEEKFDLGDFGEKVSSILEDFSRKHGHVKLRIEPGRYIVGSCGVLLVRVVSIKDVSLNGKRKIFIGVDSGMNHLIRPSLYGSYHEIIDVTKASDEKEIVADIVGNICETGDFLALDRPMPKVEEGDVLAVMDAGAYGYSMSSNYNLRPRPAEIFVDGSTAKVSRRRETFEDLLSTFAV; encoded by the coding sequence ATAGGAAAAATTACGGCAAAGCAACTAGCGGATCAGTATGGAACCCCGATTTATGTATATGATAAAGAAGTGCTTCTTAACAATTATGAAAGGCTCAAGAAATCAATTAAGTACAGAGATTTAGAAGTTCTTTATTCATGTAAAGCCAATAATAATATTGATATTCTGAAAGTGTTAAAGGAGGAAGGTAGCGGATTAGATGTTGTATCGCCGTTTGAAGCGCTTTTAGGTGTAAAGCTAGGTTTTCAGAAAGATAAAATTTTGTTCACCGGCAACAATGTTTCTAATGAGGAAATGAAGTTTCTAAAAGAGCTAGGTATATTGATTAATATAGATTCCATTTCTCAATTGAAGAGATATGGTATTATGTTTCCAGGCACTGATATATCTATTAGAATAAATCCTGGCATAGGATACGGACATCACGAATATGCGAAAACTGGCGGATTAACTAAATTTGGAATATATCTGAATGAAATAGAAGCAGCGAAAGAATATGTAATGAAATACAATTTAAGAATAAGAGGCATTCATATTCATATAGGTTCTGGCATCTTGCAGACAGATCCTTATATTTCAGCACTGAACATTTTATTAAAAATAGCGAACGAATTTAAGGATTTAGAATTTATAGATTTAGGCGGAGGATTAGGAATACCATACAGACCTGGAGAAGAAAAATTTGATCTTGGAGATTTCGGTGAAAAAGTGTCTTCCATCCTTGAAGATTTTTCTAGAAAGCACGGTCATGTAAAGCTTCGAATTGAGCCTGGAAGGTATATAGTTGGAAGTTGCGGGGTTCTCTTAGTGAGGGTAGTTAGCATTAAAGATGTTTCTTTAAATGGAAAAAGAAAAATATTCATTGGCGTAGATTCAGGAATGAACCATCTGATAAGACCTTCACTTTACGGTTCATATCATGAAATTATCGATGTTACAAAAGCTTCAGACGAAAAGGAGATTGTTGCAGATATAGTTGGGAATATATGCGAAACTGGCGACTTTTTAGCTTTGGACAGACCAATGCCGAAAGTCGAAGAAGGAGATGTTTTGGCTGTGATGGACGCTGGTGCTTATGGCTATTCTATGAGCTCAAATTATAATCTAAGACCCAGACCTGCTGAAATTTTTGTTGACGGAAGTACTGCTAAAGTATCAAGAAGAAGAGAAACATTTGAAGATTTGTTAAGCACCTTCGCAGTTTAA
- a CDS encoding aminoacyl-tRNA deacylase — protein sequence MNYEVIDNLKVEVLEFSGTVETVEKASLLSGEPREKIAKTLLFKLNNEYVVFIVRGDRKVDYIKANDILGTKPQLASPEDVKRILGTEPGAVSPIDRQIKKLKIFLDPKILEEEYILCGGGSKNKLYKVKTSDLISYLNPNMLDIFK from the coding sequence ATGAACTATGAAGTAATTGATAACTTAAAAGTAGAAGTTTTAGAGTTCTCAGGAACTGTTGAGACTGTTGAAAAGGCGTCTTTGTTGAGCGGTGAACCGAGAGAAAAGATAGCAAAAACGTTACTTTTCAAGCTCAATAATGAATATGTTGTTTTCATAGTTAGAGGTGATAGAAAAGTAGACTATATAAAGGCTAATGATATTCTTGGTACAAAGCCTCAGCTTGCTTCTCCAGAAGATGTGAAAAGAATTCTCGGCACTGAACCGGGTGCTGTGAGTCCTATAGACAGACAAATTAAAAAACTGAAAATTTTTCTAGACCCGAAGATTTTAGAAGAAGAGTATATACTTTGTGGCGGAGGAAGCAAGAATAAGCTATATAAGGTAAAAACTAGCGATCTCATTAGCTATCTAAATCCTAACATGTTAGATATATTTAAATAA
- a CDS encoding YkgJ family cysteine cluster protein, translating to MFKFNCLLCGAVCCTFKSEEESPLVFPWEKRRLERLNKSSMFEPYIIYKINNEEIGVLMYRWKIEGRCLFLNREGRCTIHNSKPLSCKMFPLIIGLDDFTLRVSADCEVVKNHINDLETSDPKSSFPAEYPHAMKVFELIIKYDREAKKKGWNREIFKKEYSAHRIIDIDNLIKI from the coding sequence ATGTTTAAATTTAATTGTTTATTATGCGGAGCTGTTTGCTGCACATTTAAAAGCGAGGAGGAATCTCCTCTGGTCTTTCCGTGGGAGAAAAGGAGGTTAGAAAGACTTAACAAATCTAGCATGTTTGAGCCTTACATCATTTATAAAATTAACAATGAGGAAATTGGGGTTTTAATGTACAGATGGAAAATTGAAGGAAGATGCCTTTTTTTAAATAGAGAAGGCAGATGTACAATACATAATTCAAAGCCTCTTTCTTGTAAGATGTTTCCATTGATAATAGGATTGGATGATTTCACTTTGCGAGTGAGTGCTGATTGCGAAGTCGTTAAAAATCATATTAATGATTTAGAAACCAGCGATCCGAAGTCATCATTTCCAGCTGAATATCCTCATGCGATGAAAGTCTTTGAACTGATCATTAAGTACGATCGGGAAGCTAAGAAAAAAGGTTGGAACAGGGAGATATTTAAAAAGGAATATTCTGCACATAGAATAATAGACATAGATAACTTAATAAAAATATAA
- a CDS encoding DegT/DnrJ/EryC1/StrS family aminotransferase, translating to MEVKIPISKPIIEQDEIDAVIEVLKSGMLTRGKNTELFEKEFASYIGTKYAVTVTNGTVALEAALKALGVGEGDEVIVPDFTFIATANAVVNVGGRPVFADIDERTYCIDPESVNEKITNRTRAIIPVHLFGHMADMNSINEIAIDNKLVVLEDSAQAHGAEMNGVKAGSIGHASAFSFYATKNMMTGEGGMVTTNLDAVYEFLVKWKKHGEAKRYLSDTLGTNLSMTEMQAAIGRVQLKKLDRFNEIRRQNAAYFTKELSKVKEIKTPVELPGYKHVYHQYVIRVPAEDRDKLIEHLNKLGIGTAIHYPYPLHIQPIYKAMGYPEKQNPVSLEVSKEVLSIPVHPLLSKSDLEYIVKGILSYFNQA from the coding sequence ATGGAAGTTAAGATTCCGATTTCAAAGCCTATAATAGAACAGGATGAAATTGATGCAGTTATAGAAGTTTTAAAAAGCGGCATGCTCACGAGAGGTAAGAATACTGAACTTTTTGAAAAGGAATTTGCATCGTATATTGGAACGAAATACGCAGTTACTGTGACCAATGGTACTGTCGCATTGGAAGCAGCTTTAAAAGCTCTTGGCGTCGGAGAAGGGGATGAGGTCATAGTTCCCGATTTTACTTTTATTGCGACTGCTAACGCTGTAGTTAATGTTGGTGGTAGGCCAGTTTTTGCGGACATAGATGAAAGAACTTACTGTATAGATCCCGAATCTGTCAACGAAAAGATAACTAACAGGACAAGGGCAATTATTCCAGTCCACTTATTTGGTCACATGGCTGATATGAATTCAATAAACGAGATAGCTATTGATAACAAGTTGGTCGTGCTGGAAGATAGTGCGCAAGCTCATGGTGCTGAAATGAATGGAGTAAAAGCAGGAAGCATAGGGCATGCATCCGCATTTAGCTTCTATGCAACAAAGAACATGATGACCGGAGAGGGCGGAATGGTAACTACAAATTTAGATGCAGTCTATGAATTTTTAGTAAAATGGAAAAAACATGGAGAAGCTAAGAGATACTTGAGCGATACTTTAGGAACAAATCTTTCAATGACCGAGATGCAGGCAGCTATCGGTAGAGTTCAACTTAAAAAGCTAGATAGATTTAATGAGATAAGAAGGCAGAATGCCGCATACTTCACAAAAGAACTTTCAAAGGTTAAGGAAATAAAAACGCCTGTGGAGTTACCTGGATATAAACATGTCTATCATCAATATGTAATTAGAGTTCCAGCTGAGGATAGAGACAAGCTAATAGAACACTTAAATAAACTAGGCATAGGAACCGCAATCCACTATCCTTATCCGCTTCACATACAACCAATCTATAAAGCAATGGGATATCCGGAAAAACAAAATCCGGTATCGCTTGAAGTATCAAAAGAAGTTCTCAGCATCCCAGTCCATCCGCTTCTAAGCAAGAGCGATCTCGAGTATATTGTAAAAGGAATACTGAGCTATTTCAACCAAGCTTAA